The Humidesulfovibrio mexicanus genome window below encodes:
- the iorA gene encoding indolepyruvate ferredoxin oxidoreductase subunit alpha: MAHPLIDGQPGSTHLLLGNEAIVRGAVEAGIQFVSCYPGTPSSEVPDTFFRLSPEGSYSFEYSVNEKVALEVAGGATLAGALSLVTMKHVGVNVAADPLLTLTYVGSPGGFVLLSADDPGCHSSQNEQDNRIYARMAGMPCLEPASAQEAKDMARAALTLSRQLGAPFLLRTTTRVNHLRGPVVLSEPTVLPKPAGFQKNPSRFVPIPAFARPMHLRLLETMDKARALAEASPMNAVSGSGTVGVIASGISRAYLADALLEADLAGQPVKLLNLGFTNPLPETLVGDFMQGLSTLLVLEELEPVLETEIRALAQRLGLSLTILGKTPGPLPRFGEYDVAMVAAALRQALGLPEPAKAVCSCGTDPAVPLPNRPPNLCAGCPHRATYFAVRKIFGDSAVYSSDIGCYTLGILPPLRAADFLLCMGSSVSAGCGAAKAAGQTVVGFIGDSTFFHSGITGLVNAVFNRHDILLVVLDNRTTAMTGHQPNPGVDKTNLGDNPARVDIEPLVRGIGIEHIRKVNPLNQKATLKAIEELKALSGVRVLIAEEPCPLFARRAYGKKRTQVAYVADAAGTDECLNSLACPAFFVEDGKMAIDPILCAGCMLCLQVCTTIKARKGDA, translated from the coding sequence ATGGCGCATCCCCTCATAGACGGCCAGCCCGGCTCCACGCACCTGCTCCTCGGCAACGAGGCCATCGTGCGCGGCGCGGTCGAGGCCGGAATCCAGTTCGTGAGCTGCTACCCCGGCACGCCCTCCTCCGAGGTGCCGGACACCTTCTTCCGCCTCTCGCCTGAGGGAAGCTACTCCTTCGAGTACTCCGTGAACGAGAAGGTCGCCCTGGAGGTCGCCGGAGGCGCGACCCTGGCGGGTGCGCTCTCGCTTGTGACCATGAAGCATGTGGGCGTGAACGTGGCCGCCGACCCGCTGCTGACCCTGACCTACGTGGGCAGCCCCGGCGGCTTCGTGCTGCTCTCGGCCGACGATCCCGGCTGCCACTCCAGCCAGAACGAGCAGGACAACCGCATCTACGCCCGCATGGCCGGAATGCCCTGCCTGGAGCCGGCAAGCGCCCAGGAGGCCAAGGACATGGCCCGCGCCGCGCTCACCCTGTCGCGCCAGCTGGGGGCCCCGTTCCTGCTGCGCACCACCACCCGCGTGAACCATCTGCGCGGCCCGGTGGTGCTCTCCGAACCCACCGTGCTGCCCAAGCCCGCCGGGTTCCAGAAGAACCCGTCGCGCTTCGTGCCCATTCCGGCCTTTGCCCGGCCCATGCACCTGCGCCTGCTGGAAACCATGGACAAGGCGCGCGCCCTGGCCGAAGCCTCGCCCATGAACGCCGTGTCCGGATCGGGCACGGTGGGCGTCATCGCCTCGGGCATCAGCCGGGCCTACCTGGCGGACGCCCTGCTTGAGGCCGATCTGGCCGGGCAGCCCGTCAAGCTTCTGAACCTGGGCTTCACCAACCCCCTGCCCGAGACCCTTGTGGGCGACTTCATGCAGGGGCTTTCCACCCTGCTGGTGCTGGAGGAACTGGAGCCCGTGCTGGAGACCGAGATCCGCGCCCTGGCCCAGCGGCTCGGCCTTTCGCTGACCATCCTGGGCAAGACGCCCGGCCCCCTGCCGCGCTTCGGCGAGTACGACGTGGCCATGGTGGCCGCCGCCCTGCGCCAGGCCCTGGGCCTGCCCGAACCCGCCAAGGCCGTTTGCTCCTGCGGGACAGACCCGGCGGTTCCCCTTCCAAACAGACCACCCAATCTCTGCGCCGGGTGCCCGCACCGCGCCACCTACTTCGCCGTGCGCAAGATCTTCGGCGACTCGGCCGTGTACTCGTCGGACATCGGCTGCTACACCCTGGGCATCCTGCCGCCGCTCAGGGCCGCGGATTTCCTCCTGTGCATGGGCTCCAGCGTCAGCGCGGGCTGCGGCGCGGCCAAGGCGGCCGGGCAGACGGTGGTGGGCTTCATCGGCGACTCCACCTTCTTCCACTCCGGCATCACAGGCCTTGTGAACGCGGTGTTCAACCGCCACGACATCCTGCTGGTGGTTTTGGACAACCGCACCACGGCCATGACCGGGCACCAGCCCAACCCCGGCGTGGACAAGACCAACCTGGGCGACAACCCCGCCCGCGTGGACATCGAGCCGCTTGTGCGCGGCATCGGCATTGAGCACATCCGCAAGGTGAACCCGCTGAACCAGAAGGCCACGCTCAAGGCCATCGAGGAATTGAAGGCCCTGTCCGGCGTGCGCGTGCTCATCGCCGAGGAGCCCTGCCCGCTCTTCGCGCGGCGCGCCTACGGCAAGAAGCGCACCCAGGTGGCCTATGTGGCCGATGCCGCCGGAACAGACGAGTGCCTGAACTCCCTGGCCTGCCCGGCCTTCTTCGTCGAGGACGGCAAGATGGCCATCGACCCCATCCTGTGCGCGGGCTGTATGCTCTGCCTGCAGGTGTGCACAACCATCAAGGCCCGCAAGGGAGACGCATAA
- a CDS encoding 2-oxoacid:acceptor oxidoreductase family protein yields the protein MSANAHTRLRIFMTGVGGQGTLTATTLLARAALAAGLQVTSGEIHGMAQRGGVVESTLLIGYMSPKIGHGEADILLGFEPLETLRALPYLKPGGLVLSSTESLPPLSVATGKETAPGVDEIRATVTARCASACFMPCRSLGLQAGAVQSGNIALLGALCALNVLPFGQEAIEMAIRSSMKPKVAEINLKALGLGAACAA from the coding sequence ATGAGCGCGAACGCACACACCCGGCTGCGCATCTTCATGACCGGCGTCGGCGGCCAGGGCACCCTCACCGCCACCACCCTGCTGGCCCGCGCGGCCCTTGCCGCGGGGCTGCAGGTCACCTCCGGCGAAATCCACGGCATGGCCCAGCGCGGCGGCGTGGTGGAGTCCACCCTCTTGATCGGCTACATGAGCCCCAAGATCGGGCACGGCGAGGCCGACATCCTGCTGGGATTCGAGCCGCTGGAGACCCTGCGCGCCCTGCCCTATCTCAAGCCCGGCGGACTGGTGCTCTCCAGCACGGAGAGCCTGCCGCCGCTCTCGGTCGCCACCGGCAAGGAGACCGCGCCCGGCGTGGACGAGATCCGCGCCACGGTCACCGCGCGCTGCGCCTCGGCCTGCTTCATGCCCTGCCGCAGCCTGGGGCTGCAAGCCGGGGCCGTGCAAAGCGGCAACATCGCCCTGCTCGGCGCGCTGTGCGCCTTGAACGTTCTGCCCTTCGGCCAGGAGGCCATCGAAATGGCCATCCGCTCCAGCATGAAGCCCAAGGTGGCCGAAATCAACCTGAAGGCCCTGGGCCTTGGCGCGGCCTGCGCGGCCTGA
- a CDS encoding sigma 54-interacting transcriptional regulator, which yields MPESEAQAGAPMGSLSALRNILRELSPGAPLEESLGGLLKVLSNQMGYLRVFLVIMDPESESLRLSLAHSPTRSLPATYTPGKGVVGQVYETGKAMIIPKLADSAEFLNKAFGRTPEELEGLSFVSVPVIIARHGVSEVLGALSADMPIQPIDRLERQREFLEVVADLIANQVAQLQEEMALHKHLMAQGMVPPGMDSPPPQNFVAASKSMRMVLRQSRQVAPSRATVLLRGESGTGKELLAEAIHMGSPRADKQLIKLNCAALPSELVESELFGHQKGAFTGAVQTKRGLFELAHNGTLFLDEIGELSLDAQAKVLRAIQEKEIQRVGGEQTLSVDVRLICATHQPLEELLTQGRFREDLFYRINVFPVFIPALRERREDILPLCEHFLQDFSKEYGKNIKRISTPAIELLSMYHWPGNVRELRNCVERAVLVCEEEVIRTYHLPPTLQTADSSATGINLSFGEAVAKFEQELLVDSLKKTRGNMLQSARDLRVSYRIINYKVKKYGIDVKRFATAKPRRKKATA from the coding sequence ATGCCTGAATCCGAAGCCCAAGCCGGCGCCCCCATGGGCAGCCTCTCCGCCCTGCGGAACATCCTGCGCGAGCTCTCTCCCGGCGCGCCGCTGGAGGAAAGCCTAGGGGGGCTGCTCAAGGTGCTCTCCAACCAGATGGGATACCTGCGGGTGTTCCTGGTCATCATGGACCCGGAATCCGAGAGCCTGCGCCTTTCGCTTGCGCACAGCCCCACGCGCTCCCTGCCCGCCACCTACACGCCGGGCAAGGGCGTGGTGGGCCAAGTGTACGAAACCGGCAAGGCCATGATCATTCCCAAGCTGGCCGACAGCGCCGAGTTCCTGAACAAAGCCTTCGGCCGCACGCCGGAGGAGCTGGAGGGCTTGTCCTTCGTCAGCGTGCCGGTCATCATCGCCCGCCACGGCGTGTCTGAGGTCCTTGGCGCACTCTCCGCAGACATGCCCATCCAGCCCATCGATCGGCTGGAGCGCCAGCGCGAATTCCTGGAGGTGGTGGCCGACCTCATCGCCAACCAGGTGGCCCAGTTGCAGGAGGAAATGGCCCTGCACAAGCACCTCATGGCGCAAGGCATGGTGCCGCCGGGCATGGATTCGCCCCCCCCGCAGAACTTCGTGGCCGCCAGCAAAAGTATGCGCATGGTGCTGCGCCAGTCCCGGCAGGTGGCCCCCAGCCGCGCCACCGTGCTGCTGCGCGGCGAATCCGGCACCGGCAAGGAGCTGCTGGCCGAGGCCATCCACATGGGCAGCCCGCGCGCGGACAAGCAGCTCATCAAGCTCAACTGCGCGGCCCTGCCTTCTGAACTGGTGGAGAGCGAACTCTTCGGCCACCAGAAGGGCGCGTTCACCGGCGCGGTGCAGACCAAGCGCGGCCTTTTCGAGCTGGCGCACAACGGCACGCTCTTTCTCGACGAAATCGGCGAGCTGTCGCTGGACGCCCAGGCCAAGGTGCTGCGCGCCATACAGGAGAAAGAGATCCAGCGCGTGGGCGGCGAACAGACCCTGAGCGTGGACGTGCGGCTCATCTGCGCCACGCACCAGCCCCTGGAAGAGCTTTTGACCCAGGGCCGCTTCCGCGAGGACCTGTTCTACCGCATCAACGTCTTTCCGGTGTTCATCCCGGCTTTGCGGGAACGCCGGGAGGACATTCTGCCCCTATGCGAGCATTTTCTGCAGGACTTCTCCAAGGAGTACGGCAAGAACATCAAGCGCATCTCCACCCCGGCCATAGAGCTGCTCTCCATGTACCACTGGCCGGGCAACGTGCGCGAGCTGCGCAACTGCGTGGAACGCGCGGTGCTGGTGTGCGAGGAGGAGGTCATCCGCACCTACCATCTGCCGCCCACCCTGCAGACGGCGGACAGCTCGGCCACGGGCATCAATCTGTCCTTCGGCGAAGCCGTGGCCAAGTTCGAGCAGGAGCTTTTGGTCGATTCCCTCAAAAAGACGCGCGGCAACATGCTGCAAAGCGCGCGCGATCTTCGGGTCAGCTACCGCATCATCAACTACAAGGTCAAAAAGTACGGCATAGACGTGAAGCGCTTCGCCACGGCCAAGCCCAGGCGGAAGAAGGCCACGGCGTAA